The DNA region TACAGGAATTTAATTGACGAGCTTTTAGCACAGCATAAAACTACGGGACCCGACCACTCAGAAGCTATGCTGCATTATACCAAAATGAATGTGCACCGCATGAGCCGGGTAGACAAGACTGTAGCCTTGAATGAGGATCTTTTAAATGCATTGACTTCCCTGAACGGAGCGTACCGTTTGCTGGTCATATCTGAAGGATGGTGCGGCGATGCAGCGCAGATTGTACCCGTATTCAATAAGATTGTCAGTGCTTTCCCCGAAAAGTTTAAGCTCAGGTTTGTATTGAGGGACATGAACCTTCCTTTGATAGATGCGCACCTGACCAACGGGGGCAGGGCAATACCTGTACTGCTGGTGCTGGATGAAGCCGGAAATGTATTGACCAAGTGGGGACCCCGACCCAATGAGATCCAGGAGCTGCTGATGGAATGGAAAAAGGAAGAAACAGATATTATGGCGCTGGCAGAAAAACTGCACGGCTGGTATGCCAAAGACAAAACCACCAGCACTCAGGAAGAACTTGCTTTGCTATTTTCAGGATTAAAGCAGGTTTAATCGACAGTAACGGTTAAGCCCTCCTGCTGCAGGATTTTACGATAGACTTCCATTTCTGTAAAAGAGCCTTCCAGAACGGCACATTTCCCTTTGTTATGTACTTCCCAGGCTATTTTTTCGGCCTGGTTTTCGGAGTAGTCCAGGTATTTCATCATGCAATGGATCACATGGTCAAAAGTATTCACATCATCATTCCAGAGGATTAAGCGATGAACAGTTTTCAGGGAAGTCAGGATTTCTTCTAATGTGAATGTTTCTTCTTTTGTTTCTGTTGACATCTTACAAAAATAAGCTTATTTCAAAATAATGTTGCAGTTAAAGTTATTTTTGCTTAAAATTAAATAAAGCCAAGTATGATGCAGCGTTCAAAGATTGCCGGAATAGGTTATTATGTCCCAAAAAATGTTTACACCAACAATGACCTGTCGCGTTTCATGGAAACCAGCGACGAGTGGATACAGGAGCGTACCGGGATCAAAGAACGCAGGTTTGCAGACAGGCTGGAAGAAACAACCACTACCATGGGCATTGAGGCGGCTAAAATAGCCATACAGCGGGCGGGTATTACCAATCAGGATGTCGACTTCATTATTTTTGCTACGCTGAGCCCCGATTATTACTTTCCGGGCTGCGGGGTATTGCTGCAACGCGAAATGGGCATGAAGGAAGTTGGCGCACTGGACATCCGCAACCAATGTTCGGGCTTTGTCTATGCACTTTCCGTTGCCGATCAGTTCATCAAGACCGGCATGTATAAAAATATACTGGTAGTAGGTAGTGAAAAACATTCGTTTGCCATGGATTTTGAAACACGCAGCCGCAATGTATCTGTCATATTTGGTGATGGTGCCGGGGCGGTGGTATTGCAACCCACGCAAAAAGAAGGACAGGGGATTTTGAGTACCCATTTGCACAGTGACGGAGCGGACGCAGAGATTCTGGCAATGTTTTACCCGGGCGCGCATGCCAATAAATGGCTTAAAGATAAACCCGGTTATCCGGACCAGGAGCTCGGGGGGTTATTTTTAACAACTGAGCAGCTGGAAAGCGGGGCCGCATTGCCTTATATGGATGGGCCTGCAGTATTTAAAAAGGCTGTAGTTAAATTCCCGGAAGTCATCAATGAGGCCTTAAATGCAAATAATCTGACTGCAGCGGATATCGATATACTGGTGCCTCATCAGGCCAATTTGCGCATTAGCCAATATGTGCAGCAATTGCTTGGGCTTGGTGACGACAAAGTGTTCAATAACATTCAGAAATACGGAAATACCACTGCCGCTTCGGTTCCCATTGCACTTTGCGAAGCCTGGGAAGCAGGAAAGATCAAAGAGGGCGACCTGGTTTGCCTGGCCGCTTTTGGTTCCGGCTTTACCTGGGCCAGTGCGCTGATCAGGTGGTAGCAGCTTAGCTGCCCTTTGCCGAGCGGGTCATCTGCTCAAAGGCATCCCACATTTCGCTGGGAATGGCCTCCAGTCCGTTGAACTGCCCTGCGCCCTGAAGCCATTCGCCCCCATCTATGCTGATGACCTCTCCATTAATATAACCTGCAAAATCGCTGATCAGGAAAGCGGCCAGATTGGCCAGTTCCTGATGGTCGCCTACACGTTTCAGGGGAACCCGGTTTTTAAAGTCGAACTTTTTTGCCAGATCGCCGGGCAGC from Pedobacter africanus includes:
- a CDS encoding thioredoxin family protein, yielding MIDYNSIFSEEGLSYAAYRNLIDELLAQHKTTGPDHSEAMLHYTKMNVHRMSRVDKTVALNEDLLNALTSLNGAYRLLVISEGWCGDAAQIVPVFNKIVSAFPEKFKLRFVLRDMNLPLIDAHLTNGGRAIPVLLVLDEAGNVLTKWGPRPNEIQELLMEWKKEETDIMALAEKLHGWYAKDKTTSTQEELALLFSGLKQV
- a CDS encoding ATP-dependent Clp protease adaptor ClpS yields the protein MSTETKEETFTLEEILTSLKTVHRLILWNDDVNTFDHVIHCMMKYLDYSENQAEKIAWEVHNKGKCAVLEGSFTEMEVYRKILQQEGLTVTVD
- a CDS encoding 3-oxoacyl-ACP synthase III family protein — its product is MMQRSKIAGIGYYVPKNVYTNNDLSRFMETSDEWIQERTGIKERRFADRLEETTTTMGIEAAKIAIQRAGITNQDVDFIIFATLSPDYYFPGCGVLLQREMGMKEVGALDIRNQCSGFVYALSVADQFIKTGMYKNILVVGSEKHSFAMDFETRSRNVSVIFGDGAGAVVLQPTQKEGQGILSTHLHSDGADAEILAMFYPGAHANKWLKDKPGYPDQELGGLFLTTEQLESGAALPYMDGPAVFKKAVVKFPEVINEALNANNLTAADIDILVPHQANLRISQYVQQLLGLGDDKVFNNIQKYGNTTAASVPIALCEAWEAGKIKEGDLVCLAAFGSGFTWASALIRW